CCGCGTGACTTCCAAAGCCCGGCCCAACGGCGAGTACAAGGCCCGCGCTATTGCTTTGCAAAGCGGCCCGAGCCAGAGCTACGCCTACCAGTGGGACTTGGCTCCGCTCAACCTCAAGCCCGGCGACCGGGTGGAATACTTCCTGCAGGTTTGGGACAACGATGGCGTACACGGCCCCAAGTCGGCCCGGACGCGGGCGGCCGAGTTTAAGCTGCCTTCTACTAAAGAGCTGCGGGAGCAGATGAACGCCCAGTCGCAGTCGGTGCAGAACCAGCTGAGCCAGGCCGCCGAGAAATCTAAGAAGCTGGAGCGGGAAATGGCCAAGACCGAGGACAAGCTCAAGACCAAGCGCAACCTCAACTTCCAGGACAAAAAGCAGCTCCAGGACATGCTCCAGCAGAAAGAGCAGATGGACCAGCAGCTGGCCGACATGAAGAAGATGTTCGAGGAGCTGACACAGAAGCAGGACCAGATGGACCCCAAGAGCGAGGAGCTGCGCGAGAAAGCCGAGGAGCTTAAGAAGCTGATGGACTCCTTGCTCGACCCCGAAACCAAGAAGCTCTACGACCAGCTCAAGAAGCTGCTGGAAGAGCAAAAGACGCCCGACGCCCAGCTGCAAAAGATGTTGCAGCAGCTCGAAAACAAAGAAAACACCCTGCAGAAAGAGCTGGAGCGGGCCCTGGAAATGTTCAAGCAGCTGCAGTTTGAGCAGAAGATGGAGCAGGCCACCGAGAAGTTGGAAGAACTAGCTAAAGAACAGGAAAAGCTGGCCGAGCAAACCGAGAAAAACGATAAAGACAACCAGCAGAAGGGCGACTCCAAGCAGGACCAGCAGCAGAAACAGGAGCAGCTCAAGAAAGAGCAGGCCGAGAAGCAGCAGGAGTTTCAGGATGTGAAAAAGGAGCTGGACGAGCTCAAGAAGATGGACGAGCAGCTCGACAACCAGAACGGCGCCGACGACATGAAGCAGGACCAGCAGGACGTAGACCAGCAGCAGCAGGACAGCCAGGAGCAGCTCAGCAAAAACCAGAACAAGAAAGCCAGCCAGAGCCAGAAGCAAGCCGCTCAGAAGATGCAGCAGATGGCTCAGAAGATGAAGCAGCAGATGGAAGAAGAGGAAGGCGAGCAGCAACAGCAGAATATCGACGACCTGCGCGACATCCTCGACAACCTCATCACGCTCAGCTTCGACCAGGAAAATCTGATGAAGCAGTTCCGCTCGGTCGACCAGACTGACCCGCGCTTCGTGCAGCTGGGCCAGAACCAGCGCAAGCTCAAGGACGACGCGGCCATCATCCAGGACTCCCTATATGCCTTGGCCAAGAAGGTATTCCAGATCAAGTCGTTTGTGACCCGGGAAGTAGGGGAGATGAATGGACAGATGGACGAGTCGTTAAACCAGATCCGGCAGCGCAACGTGGGCCGGGCTACCAACAGCCAGCAGCTGGCCATGACCAGCATGAACAACCTGGCGTTGATGCTCAACGACGCCCTGCAGCAGATGCAGCAGGAGCAGCGCGAAGGCCAGCAAAGCCAGCAGAGCGGGGGCAAACCCGGCGGCAAAAAGAAGAAAAAAGGCAGCTCGGCTGGCGAGGGTCAGCTGGGCAAGATGCAGCAGCAGCTCAATCAGCAGATTCAGCAGTTGCAGCAAAGTGGCAAAACTGGTCGGGCGTTGTCAGAAGATTTAGCTAAACTCGCCGCTCAACAGCAAATGCTCCGTCAGGCCTTGAAAGAACTCGATAAGCTCCAGCAAGGCAGCAAGGAAGGCAAAGGCCAGAACGGCGCCGGCGGCACCGGCGACGTGAAGAAATTAATGGAACAAACCGAAACCGACCTCGTAAACAAGCGGCTAACGGAGCAAACCATTTTGCGTCAGCGCCAAATCATGACCCGATTGCTGGAAGTCGAGAAATCGGCCCGGGAACGGGACCAGGATGACAAGCGGGAAGCGCAGACTGCGCAGAACCGACCACCGGTGTTTCCACCTGCTTTTGAGAAATATAAGCAGCAGAAAAACCGCCAAACGGAGCTGTTGCGGACCGTTCCGCCGGCCCTCACGCCATACTACCAGCGGGAGGTGAGTGAATATTTTCAGAAAATGAAATAGTGTTCCGCTAATTTTACCGCCCTGCTCCCTTTTACATACCTATGAAACAGGTTAAAATTCAGATTCCTTCGCTCGTTGAGAATATCCGTGTCGTAGAGAGCTTTATCGACAACTCCAAGGATACATTTCACATCGAGGATGACATCTATGGCAACATCATGGTCGCCGTTACGGAAGCCGTGAACAATGCCATTCGCCACGGCAACAAGTTCGACAAGGACCGCAACGTCTATCTGTCGCTCTATGTAGATAAGGACCGGGTGAAGTTTGAGGTAGAGGACGAGGGAGAAGGCTTCGACTACACCGACCTGCTGGACCCCACCGCGCCCGAAAACCTGGAAAACCCCGGGGGCCGCGGCATCTTCCTCATTCGCCACCTGGCCGATGAGGTAGAGTTCACCAAGGACGGCCGCAATGTGCAGCTGACCTTCCTGCTCGCCCCCGCCGAAACCGACGAGTCATCGGCTACCGACACCGTTTCCAGCGAAAACGCGGCATGAATCAGCACCCCCCCGGAACAGAAAGTGAAATGAATGCGGGCCTACCCGAGGAGTCGCACGAGTCGCACGGTATCGAGTTTCTGGTCGAAGATGTCGACTTTGAGCTGGCCGAGGCCGAGGCGCTGACTTCCTGGGTGGAGAAGATTGCCCAGGTGCACGAACACAAGATTGTGCAGCTGACTTATATCTTCTGCTCCGACGAATACCTGCACCGGGTCAACGTCGAGTACCTCGACCATGACACCTACACCGACGTCATCACCTTCGATAACGCCGACGATGCGGATATTATCGAAGGCGACATCTTCATCAGCGTCGACCGGGTGCGGGAGAATGCCCAACAGCTGGGCGTCACCTTCCACGATGAGCTGCACCGCGTAATGATTCACGGCGTGCTTCACCTGCTAGGCTACGCCGACAAGGACTTGCTGAGCCAGACGGCCATGCGTAAGAAAGAGGACTACTGCCTTTCGCTGCGCGCTTTCTAGGGCTGCCAGCCACTATTTTATCAAAACGCCCGCACGACTGCGGGCGTTTTCTGTTTATTGGCAGTACCAGAAGAGCGCTGTTGCTGCCCGTTATTCCCATCTTTACTTTATGTCCGCTTCCTCTTCCCATAACTTAATTATACCCGGCGAGGCGCTGGATTTTTACCTGAGCCAGGGCTATTACCGGATGCACCAGGACCTGTTTACCTGCCGTTTCCTGCCCATCGACGGCGGTTTCTACACAGTGCACTGGCTACGCCTGGTGCTGGGCGAGGTGGCGTACGGACCCGAGCAGCGCCGGCTGCTGCGACTCAATGAGCGGTTTTCGGTCACGCTGCGGCGCTTCCAGCTGACCGATGAGCTGGAGGAATTGTACGCTGCCTACCGGGCCTCCATCAACTTTGACGCCCCGCCCACGGTGGAGTCGTTTCTGCTGGCCGGGGCCACCCACAATGTATTCACGACCGGGGTAGTGGAAGTGCGCGACGGAGCCCGGCTTGTTGCCGCCGGCATCTTCGACAGCGGGGCTCGCAGCCTGGCCGGTATCATGAACTTCTATCACCCTGACTACCGCAAGCACAGCCTGGGCAAGTACCTGATGCTACTCAAAATAGAGCACGCCCGGCGCCAGCAGCATCTGTACTACTACCCGGGCTACATTGCCTACGACTTTCCTAAGTTCGACTACAAGCTGTTTCCCTGCCTGGCTGCTACGCAGGTATTCGACGCCTGCCGCAACCGGTGGGAGTACTATTCCCGGGAAGTGGTAATCCGACAATCTTCTGAGTTGCTGGCTGATTGGCAGGACGAGGACTTCGCCGGCCCCGACCAGAGCTAAGGAAGCTTGCCGCGCAGAAAAGCGGCTGAGTGCGTATCTTTGCGCACGTTTTGAGCGTGTTGCCCCGGCTTCCCGCAGTTGATTCCCCAAAAAAAGCACCGGCCCGTGGCGGGTGCTTGCTGGTTGGGCGAAGGGCGAACTTTCCCTTGAGTGGTTACTGTTTGCCTCCAACGGCCAGCGCAATGGGCTAGAGCCAGACCGCCCGGTTTGGCCTACAGTCGCCTGCAATCCGCGTCATCCGTCGAATCCGTCTAAAATCCGCGGTCCATGTTTCAGCAAGAAGAGTACGATGTTATTGTAGTAGGTGCCGGCCATGCTGGTTGTGAAGCGGCTGCGGCCGCGGCCAACCTGGGCTCCAAGGTCCTGCTAGTCACGATGAACATGAACACCATCGCCCAGA
Above is a genomic segment from Hymenobacter cellulosivorans containing:
- a CDS encoding DUF4175 family protein; the protein is MPVTTTNAPALEQVLAQLDAFKRKFYLNLLVRGALVAGGLLLTLFLVFNTLEYFLYLPTWVRGGLLFGFLALTVYAFVRWIWQPLAALTNLRRLLSDEQAAQRVGELFPQVQDKLLNALQLQGQARENELIAASLEQRAGQLTGLEFSQGINIKNQSRPLWKYVAVPAGIMLLLLLVYPALFVQGTDRIFHFDRAYSPPAPFTFIVENKDLKAFKGENYELAVTVEGEALPNEINIVYGGRERRLTKAIGNRYTYEFKQLQRDVEFQLSAAGFTSDDYDLLVRERPNLRDFAVHVTYPTYIGKPAETIRNTGNLTVPEGSTVRWEFSTAATDELQLLFTNPQETVTATESGEGFETSRRILKSQEYAVRLRNAASLNRDPIQYQITAIPDLVPEITSESFADTTSLRYLALGGAVRDDYGLSRLQLHYRVTSKARPNGEYKARAIALQSGPSQSYAYQWDLAPLNLKPGDRVEYFLQVWDNDGVHGPKSARTRAAEFKLPSTKELREQMNAQSQSVQNQLSQAAEKSKKLEREMAKTEDKLKTKRNLNFQDKKQLQDMLQQKEQMDQQLADMKKMFEELTQKQDQMDPKSEELREKAEELKKLMDSLLDPETKKLYDQLKKLLEEQKTPDAQLQKMLQQLENKENTLQKELERALEMFKQLQFEQKMEQATEKLEELAKEQEKLAEQTEKNDKDNQQKGDSKQDQQQKQEQLKKEQAEKQQEFQDVKKELDELKKMDEQLDNQNGADDMKQDQQDVDQQQQDSQEQLSKNQNKKASQSQKQAAQKMQQMAQKMKQQMEEEEGEQQQQNIDDLRDILDNLITLSFDQENLMKQFRSVDQTDPRFVQLGQNQRKLKDDAAIIQDSLYALAKKVFQIKSFVTREVGEMNGQMDESLNQIRQRNVGRATNSQQLAMTSMNNLALMLNDALQQMQQEQREGQQSQQSGGKPGGKKKKKGSSAGEGQLGKMQQQLNQQIQQLQQSGKTGRALSEDLAKLAAQQQMLRQALKELDKLQQGSKEGKGQNGAGGTGDVKKLMEQTETDLVNKRLTEQTILRQRQIMTRLLEVEKSARERDQDDKREAQTAQNRPPVFPPAFEKYKQQKNRQTELLRTVPPALTPYYQREVSEYFQKMK
- a CDS encoding ATP-binding protein, with translation MKQVKIQIPSLVENIRVVESFIDNSKDTFHIEDDIYGNIMVAVTEAVNNAIRHGNKFDKDRNVYLSLYVDKDRVKFEVEDEGEGFDYTDLLDPTAPENLENPGGRGIFLIRHLADEVEFTKDGRNVQLTFLLAPAETDESSATDTVSSENAA
- the ybeY gene encoding rRNA maturation RNase YbeY; protein product: MNQHPPGTESEMNAGLPEESHESHGIEFLVEDVDFELAEAEALTSWVEKIAQVHEHKIVQLTYIFCSDEYLHRVNVEYLDHDTYTDVITFDNADDADIIEGDIFISVDRVRENAQQLGVTFHDELHRVMIHGVLHLLGYADKDLLSQTAMRKKEDYCLSLRAF
- a CDS encoding GNAT family N-acetyltransferase, with the protein product MSASSSHNLIIPGEALDFYLSQGYYRMHQDLFTCRFLPIDGGFYTVHWLRLVLGEVAYGPEQRRLLRLNERFSVTLRRFQLTDELEELYAAYRASINFDAPPTVESFLLAGATHNVFTTGVVEVRDGARLVAAGIFDSGARSLAGIMNFYHPDYRKHSLGKYLMLLKIEHARRQQHLYYYPGYIAYDFPKFDYKLFPCLAATQVFDACRNRWEYYSREVVIRQSSELLADWQDEDFAGPDQS